One stretch of Paramormyrops kingsleyae isolate MSU_618 chromosome 4, PKINGS_0.4, whole genome shotgun sequence DNA includes these proteins:
- the penkb gene encoding proenkephalin b, producing MALAGYCWRALLGACVLLMVRADCGQDCVRCTYHLKSPHTQIDALTCTLGCEGKLPTEKAWDLCKEILQGEKPNGITEDVTDNEEQSDAGHQLAKKYGGFMKRYGGFMKKTAELYDVEQEDQDHGREILGKRYGGFMKKDGEPEVDTVTILKEILGTGGDDEQTRGDQEGGLEKRYGGFMRSIRRSSDLEDEIKDLQKRYGGFMRRVGRPEWKEDQKRYGGFLKRYREEGEETNSEDLPYPDKRYGGFMLY from the exons ATGGCGTTAGCGGGGTATTGCTGGAGGGCGCTTCTGGGTGCCTGTGTGCTGCTTATGGTGAGGGCGGATTGCGGCCAGGACTGCGTACGCTGCACTTACCACCTGAAGAGCCCGCACACGCAGATAGACGCCCTG ACGTGTACATTAGGATGCGAAGGGAAACTCCCTACAGAGAAGGCCTGGGATCTTTGCAAAGAGATCCTGCAAGGGGAGAAACCCAACGGCATCACGGAAGATGTGACGGACAATGAGGAGCAGAGTGACGCTGGACACCAGCTGGCCAAAAAGTACGGCGGCTTCATGAAGAGGTACGGCGGCTTCATGAAGAAGACTGCAGAGCTGTATGACGTGGAGCAGGAGGATCAGGACCACGGCCGGGAGATTCTGGGCAAGCGGTACGGCGGCTTCATGAAGAAAGACGGAGAGCCTGAAGTAGACACCGTCACCATACTGAAGGAGATCCTGGGCACCGGGGGAGATGATGAGCAGACGAGGGGCGATCAGGAGGGTGGGCTGGAGAAGCGGTACGGAGGGTTCATGAGGAGCATCAGGAGAAGCTCGGACCTGGAAGACGAGATCAAAGACCTGCAGAAACGATACGGTGGCTTCATGAGAAGGGTGGGAAGACCTGAATGGAAGGAAGATCAGAAAAGATATGGGGGCTTCCTCAAACGATACAGAGAAGAAGGTGAGGAGACCAACTCCGAGGACCTACCATACCCGGACAAGAGATACGGCGGATTTATGCTGTATTAG